Sequence from the Fictibacillus arsenicus genome:
TCACAGAAAAAATGAATCCATATGGGAAGCCCTGCCGGTTAGCGGAACCCTTATAAAAGGGGAAATCATTCGATTTTCACCATCACTCACAGCAACAGTAGTCGAACAATCATCAGATTCACCTTTTGTTTCATTAGCTTTTAACTTGTGCTGTTCTTCTCTTTATAACCAGATTTATAGTCTTGGAGAGCCTGTGAGGTACGAGTACATTCAAGAGCCTTGGAATCTTGATTATTATCAAACTGTGTTTGCAACCATTCCAGGGTCGGTTGAGATGCCGTCAGCAGGCCGTGCGTTCAGCTGGGAACTCCTTTTCCGTCTGCAAAAGAAAGGTGTGAAAATCGCCTACATTACTCTTCATACGGGACTTAGCTACCTTCTTGATGATAAGTGGCATAAGGGACCAGACAAAAACTTTGAAAACTACGAGGTTTCTGAAGAAACAGCAAACATGATCCGTGAAACGAAAGCAGCTGGCGGGCGAGTAATAGCTGTAGGCACAACGGTAGTCAGAGCATTAGAAACCGTAGCGCTTGAGAAAAATGAACTCCAGGCTCATACCGGCTGGACGAACTTGTACATTACGGAAAATACGAAACTGCAAATCTGTGATGGATTGATAACAGGCATGCATGAACCAGAAGCCAGCCATCTGCAGCTGCTTTCCGCATTTGTTGATAAAGATAAGTTATATGAAGCTTATAAAGGTGCCATCGAACAGCGTTATTTATGGCACGAATTTGGAGACATGAATCTGATTTTATAGGAGAATAAAAGCATGCTTCATCATATTGGTATTTACATTACTGATTTAGAAAAATCGCTTCAATTCTATGAAACAATCTTGCCTGTTGAGAGAAAAGAAACAATGAATTGGAATAAGGCAGAGCTCGTCTTTTTAAGAGGCGAAGGATTTGCGCTGGAATTAATCCCTGCCACATTGGCTGATTCCCATACCACTCATATCGCTTTTACTGTGGAAAGTGTGATAGCTAAAATAAATGAGCTTCAACAATTAGGAATAACACCATCTGAAGGACCTTATAAGCTAGAAAACGGGTGGCAAACCGTTTTTTATGAAGGACCAGATCGTGAGGAAATTGAATTTATGCAATCAAACGACTAACCTCTATTATGAAAGGCCATCATTAAGAAAGCTGATTCTGGCATATCTAATTCTTTGTAAGCTTTAAGTAGTTGGGTTTTGGTTAAAAAGGAGCACTACGCTGTTAAGAGTAGGTTCGCTGATTATAGGCATAAAGGGATCTTCTGAAATAGGAGATACCTTTTTTCCTTGTTTAAAAGGATAATAAAGGAAGGGTTAATATACTAAGGGGGACAACATATGCTCTACCACTTTTCAGAAGAAGATAATATCGAGATTTTTCAACCAAGAAAACATCCGAGTTTTCCAGACCGTCCGCCTATGGTTTGGGCGATTGATGAAGAACGTTCTCCTCTATATCTTTTACCGCGTGATTGTCCAAGGATTGGGTTTTGGGCTACACCTGAAACAAGTGATGATGACCGTGAAAAGTACTTACATACAACCTCAGCAGATAAGATTATTGCGATAGAAAACGGCTGGCTGGACCGCCTGCAAAACACAAAGCTTTACCGATATTCATTTACTCCGGATCACTTTACAATGATGGATGAAGGGGCAGGCTACTTCATATCATATGAAACAGAGCAGCCTCTTGAAATGAAACCTGT
This genomic interval carries:
- a CDS encoding VOC family protein, whose protein sequence is MLHHIGIYITDLEKSLQFYETILPVERKETMNWNKAELVFLRGEGFALELIPATLADSHTTHIAFTVESVIAKINELQQLGITPSEGPYKLENGWQTVFYEGPDREEIEFMQSND
- a CDS encoding DUF6886 family protein, whose protein sequence is MLYHFSEEDNIEIFQPRKHPSFPDRPPMVWAIDEERSPLYLLPRDCPRIGFWATPETSDDDREKYLHTTSADKIIAIENGWLDRLQNTKLYRYSFTPDHFTMMDEGAGYFISYETEQPLEMKPVGSLLEALVNRGVELRIMPSLTPLAEELPKTTLHYSMIRMRNAIK
- a CDS encoding S-adenosylmethionine:tRNA ribosyltransferase-isomerase: MESAMKFELPQELNAKEPPERRGIRRDYVKMMVLNKTTGHTEHTKFFQLDRYLKKGDLLVLNASRTVPAVLKSIREIDGTEVEVRLAHRKNESIWEALPVSGTLIKGEIIRFSPSLTATVVEQSSDSPFVSLAFNLCCSSLYNQIYSLGEPVRYEYIQEPWNLDYYQTVFATIPGSVEMPSAGRAFSWELLFRLQKKGVKIAYITLHTGLSYLLDDKWHKGPDKNFENYEVSEETANMIRETKAAGGRVIAVGTTVVRALETVALEKNELQAHTGWTNLYITENTKLQICDGLITGMHEPEASHLQLLSAFVDKDKLYEAYKGAIEQRYLWHEFGDMNLIL